The Cherax quadricarinatus isolate ZL_2023a chromosome 53, ASM3850222v1, whole genome shotgun sequence genome includes a region encoding these proteins:
- the LOC128692400 gene encoding E3 ubiquitin-protein ligase E3D-like codes for MSQVLVEVLPNIQACYMYITLPSNNVFYQKISVGQSECSIELQDGRVILLKMSKGTYLVPNSATGVTQAANILTVRVQISERTSLISSLSGDILSDSSTKFLDTLLNTSLSDTLVSAHCKKCPNCVFTKVKFRRVMPLPSVDWDHSSENWFCHLHGEHGQKLKPASLQPQHDECFYTELYFLMHNSMMECINAKCDDGMLKCSGCGTLLGENTDLLVKIWALNLKWLTQQGEVIYDRNSSEILLSLFHSIDKDNFGVNCQLVLEVQTVPKKYMYMVTMNTNQKLLVSDVSNLTSCEPVVQKLCLEDKDISLKKIYAIKLLYLIKEGEDSQTGQWVDDIGVHIIPCSSLFFHEVKTMLENSTYFLPDNVKVIENMNIGYIVK; via the coding sequence ATGTCTCAAGTCCTAGTTGAAGTATTACCAAATATTCAAGCATGTTACATGTACATTACTCTACCTTCCAATAATGTTTTCTATCAGAAAATATCCGTTGGACAATCTGAATGTTCCATTGAGCTTCAAGATGGCAGAGTAATTCTTTTGAAGATGTCGAAAGGGACATACTTGGTACCAAATTCAGCAACAGGAGTTACTCAAGCTGCAAACATCCTTACAGTGCGTGTTCAAATTAGTGAAAGGACTTCACTTATTAGTTCACTCAGTGGTGATATCCTGAGTGATAGCAGTACGAAATTCTTGGATACACTCTTAAATACTTCTTTGTCTGACACATTGGTATCGGCTCATTGTAAGAAGTGTCCAAATTGTGTATTTACCAAAGTAAAGTTTAGGAGAGTGATGCCTCTTCCATCAGTGGACTGGGATCATTCATCTGAGAATTGGTTCTGTCATCTTCATGGAGAACATGGACAGAAACTAAAGCCAGCATCACTTCAGCCTCAACATGATGAATGCTTTTACACAGAATTGTATTTTCTCATGCACAACAGCATGATGGAATGTATTAATGCCAAGTGTGATGATGGCATGCTCAAGTGCTCTGGATGTGGAACACTCCTGGGTGAGAATACTGACCTCTTGGTCAAGATTTGGGCTCTGAATCTTAAGTGGCTAACACAGCAAGGGGAAGTCATATATGATAGAAATTCTAGCGAGATATTGCTGTCCTTGTTTCACAGTATTGACAAGGATAATTTTGGAGTAAACTGTCAGTTAGTACTGGAAGTACAAACAGTACCAAAGAAATACATGTACATGGTGACAATGAATACGAACCAAAAATTGCTGGTTTCAGATGTTTCAAACTTAACCTCGTGTGAACCGGTGGTCCAGAAGCTATGTCTGGAAGACAAGGACATCAGTTTAAAGAAAATTTATGCCATCAAATTACTGTACCTAATAAAGGAAGGTGAGGACAGTCAAACAGGGCAATGGGTTGATGACATTGGTGTACATATCATTCCCTGCAGCAGCTTATTTTTCCATGAAGTAAAAACCATGTTAGAAAATTCTACTTATTTCTTACCTGATAATGTtaaagttattgaaaatatgaacatAGGTTATATTGTAAAATAA